TCCCCCCGGGCAGGGGCACCCTGCCGTCATGGAGACAGACCAGGTGTCCGTCGCGCGTGAGGTGCACATCGAGTTCGATGCCGTCTGCGCCTTCCTGGACTGCCTGCGCGTAGGACTCGAGCGTGTTGGCGGCGGTGACACCGGTCGAGCGCGCATGCGCCCAGATCAGGGTCATCTGGGCGCCTCGTTCTCTGCCCGGTGATTGGCCCGCAGTGCATGCGTCGAAGGGATGTGCGCCGTCGCCGCGAGCGTCTCCGCCGAACGTTGCGGGTCTCGCTGCGCGACGCGCGTGTAGAGGACGTCAAGCACCAGCAACTGGGCGTGACGTGCGGCGAAGGATGCCGTGCGGTACGGCATCTCTCTTCCGATCGCCGTGAGGTGGATGTCGGCGACGCGCGCCAGTGGCGAGTTGGCATCTCCGGTGACGGCGATGGTGGCGGCCCCTCGAGACTTGGCCTCGGACAGGGCGTCGTAGACCTCCCGCGTGCGTCCCGACGCGGAGATCGCGATCGCCGCGTCGCCCGGCCGGCGCAAGGCGGCAGAGCTGAGCGCGCTGTGCATGGCCGTCCACGCGCGGATCTGGATGCCGATTCCCAGCATTCGCAGTTCGAGTTCGTTTGAGATCACCGCGCTTGCGCCCGCGCCATAGACATCGACGCTGCGCGCTGACGCGACCACTGCGGCGGCCTCTTCCAGGGCCGCGCGATCGAGGGAGCGCGCGGCGAACTGCATGGCGTCGACATCCACGCTCGTCATCACCTGGATCACGT
The DNA window shown above is from Microbacterium keratanolyticum and carries:
- a CDS encoding MurR/RpiR family transcriptional regulator, with the translated sequence MTTRIPIEPGHRGLLAPDQPAVTDQIRLALPRLSPSMLLVARRVLDDPEGVASLSAAQLAAEVGVSQPTVTRFCQAVGLSSYQALLLHIAQESGRAQEPRWISAGYEEIGPEDDLEHVIQVMTSVDVDAMQFAARSLDRAALEEAAAVVASARSVDVYGAGASAVISNELELRMLGIGIQIRAWTAMHSALSSAALRRPGDAAIAISASGRTREVYDALSEAKSRGAATIAVTGDANSPLARVADIHLTAIGREMPYRTASFAARHAQLLVLDVLYTRVAQRDPQRSAETLAATAHIPSTHALRANHRAENEAPR